In Chitinophaga sp. HK235, a single window of DNA contains:
- a CDS encoding alpha/beta fold hydrolase yields the protein MYSDQKLLQTLSGFVNKSAEVNGIRLHFVEGGEGEPLILIPGWPETWWAYHKVMPLLSAKYKVIVVDLRGMGSSEKPLGGYEKKNMAKDIYELIHLLNYEKVHIGGHDIGAHVAFSFAANYPEATNKLIILDTPHPDESMYQLPMLPIPGLNYTYPWWLAFNQVRELPEALLAGRMNIVIDWVFNALLKNQNSLTAFDKAVYSQAYDSPEGIRSSNGWYQAFGQDIQDMKTYNKISNPIVGIACGNSYEMLKSSLTKFATSVSMEQIEDSGHFLLSEKPQEVAALIMAFLG from the coding sequence ATGTATTCAGATCAGAAGTTGTTACAAACCCTATCTGGTTTTGTGAACAAAAGCGCCGAGGTTAACGGAATTAGATTACATTTTGTGGAAGGAGGAGAGGGTGAACCATTGATTTTAATTCCCGGATGGCCCGAAACCTGGTGGGCTTATCATAAAGTAATGCCTTTACTATCCGCAAAATATAAGGTTATTGTTGTTGATTTAAGAGGTATGGGAAGTTCCGAAAAACCGTTAGGCGGCTATGAAAAGAAAAATATGGCGAAGGATATATATGAGCTAATTCATCTCCTGAATTATGAAAAAGTTCATATCGGCGGCCATGATATTGGCGCTCATGTAGCATTTAGCTTTGCTGCCAATTACCCCGAAGCAACGAATAAATTAATTATACTGGATACCCCTCACCCTGACGAATCAATGTATCAGTTGCCTATGCTGCCAATACCGGGTCTAAATTATACTTACCCGTGGTGGCTCGCTTTTAATCAGGTAAGAGAATTGCCGGAAGCACTTTTGGCAGGTAGAATGAACATTGTGATTGACTGGGTGTTTAATGCATTGCTTAAAAATCAAAACAGCCTTACTGCCTTCGATAAAGCCGTTTATAGTCAGGCCTATGACAGTCCGGAAGGCATTCGATCTTCAAATGGATGGTATCAGGCATTTGGTCAGGACATCCAGGACATGAAAACATACAACAAAATCAGTAATCCTATAGTTGGAATAGCTTGTGGTAATAGTTATGAAATGCTGAAATCTTCCCTTACAAAATTTGCAACCAGTGTAAGCATGGAACAAATTGAAGATAGCGGCCACTTCTTGCTTTCCGAAAAGCCGCAGGAAGTAGCCGCCCTTATTATGGCATTTTTGGGATAA
- a CDS encoding MerR family transcriptional regulator: protein MRLINQLSKETGIPIGTIRFYEKSGLIKGEKKPEVKTNNYVYYGDDAIDKLRFIQMAKAVGFTLMEIKEVVDAWYQKKISKKAQLEVLNRKLLQIDEKMQELNEMKKQIAICKQNIEKRL from the coding sequence ATGAGGTTAATTAATCAACTTTCAAAGGAAACAGGTATTCCAATAGGTACAATCCGATTTTACGAAAAATCAGGTCTTATAAAAGGTGAAAAGAAGCCAGAGGTGAAAACTAATAACTATGTTTATTATGGCGATGATGCCATAGATAAGTTGAGATTTATTCAAATGGCAAAAGCTGTCGGATTCACCCTAATGGAAATCAAGGAGGTTGTTGATGCCTGGTACCAGAAAAAAATTAGTAAAAAAGCTCAACTTGAAGTGCTGAACAGGAAACTATTACAAATTGATGAAAAGATGCAGGAACTAAATGAAATGAAAAAACAAATAGCTATCTGTAAGCAGAACATTGAGAAACGATTGTAA